In the genome of Pirellulales bacterium, the window GCAACGGCAAACGCACATCCGGAGCGAGAATCAACGGAATGAATTCCGTTCTACTTCACGGGGCAACTAGCGAATCTTGCCCGTCTTTTCGAGATACGCGATCACTTCGTCGGCCAGCGTCTCGGCGTCGTTCTTGCTAGCATCGAGAACCAGCTCAGCGCTCTGCGGCGGCTCGTAGGGATCGTCAATGCCCGTGAAACCCTTGATTTCGCCGGCCCGGGCCTTCTTATACAAACCCTTCGGATCGCGTTTTTCACAAACCTCAATCGGCGCATCGACGAACACCTCGATGAAATCTCCCGGCTTGAAGCGGGCCCGCACGGCATCGCGATCGCGGCGATAAGGGCTGATGAACGCCGTGAGCGCGATCGTTCCCGCCTGGCAAAACAGCTCGGCGACCGCCCCGATCCGCCGGATATTCTCCTCGCGGTCCTGTGCGGAAAAGCCGAGGCCGAATCGCTTGGCGAATTCCTCGCCGTGCCGCTCTTTGAGCATGGCCGGAGGGGCGTTCAGCCCGTGGCGGACGTTGTCGCC includes:
- the cysC gene encoding adenylyl-sulfate kinase, with protein sequence MSDEKVHVHWHEHSVTREERELLDKHKGCVIWFTGLSACGKSTISNLVDHKLHSRGLKSFVLDGDNVRHGLNAPPAMLKERHGEEFAKRFGLGFSAQDREENIRRIGAVAELFCQAGTIALTAFISPYRRDRDAVRARFKPGDFIEVFVDAPIEVCEKRDPKGLYKKARAGEIKGFTGIDDPYEPPQSAELVLDASKNDAETLADEVIAYLEKTGKIR